One window of the Haloarcula halobia genome contains the following:
- a CDS encoding nuclear transport factor 2 family protein: protein MTPVGRARAYYRAIDAGDYGALADLLTSEFVHDRPDRTIESRDRFVRFMRDERPRTDTTHPLEGVYVPAEDGTDVVVRGRLVGADGETLVCFVDVFAFDGDRIARIETYTG from the coding sequence ATGACGCCGGTCGGCCGCGCCCGGGCGTACTATCGGGCGATAGACGCCGGAGACTACGGGGCGCTTGCGGACCTGCTGACGTCCGAGTTCGTCCACGACCGCCCCGACCGGACCATCGAGAGCCGGGACCGGTTCGTCCGGTTCATGCGCGACGAGCGCCCACGGACCGACACGACCCACCCGCTCGAGGGCGTCTACGTCCCGGCCGAGGACGGGACCGACGTCGTGGTCCGGGGCCGGCTCGTAGGCGCCGACGGCGAGACGCTCGTGTGCTTCGTCGACGTCTTCGCGTTCGACGGCGACCGCATCGCCCGCATCGAGACCTACACCGGGTGA
- a CDS encoding DUF5786 family protein — protein MGFGSYDESEQENQEYDTDFDDEDGLDAAENTHEGDVEYEFTASNDELLDRLKDIKEDRNT, from the coding sequence ATGGGGTTTGGGAGCTACGACGAGTCGGAACAGGAAAACCAGGAGTACGACACCGACTTCGACGACGAGGACGGACTCGACGCCGCGGAGAACACCCACGAGGGTGACGTCGAGTACGAGTTTACCGCATCGAACGACGAACTTCTCGACCGCCTGAAGGACATCAAAGAAGACCGCAATACGTGA
- a CDS encoding uracil-DNA glycosylase: protein MTRMDGLDVVDCERCAALCESRSRIVNGVGPADADLLFVGEAPGANEDEQGEPFVGRSGDVLDETLRDVGLDRGDVRITNCVRCRPPDNRDPHTDELANCREYLETEIDRVDPEVVVTLGKVPAQHLLDRDVAVTGEAGTVHDVAIAGSPRRVLVCVHPAATLYDPGQKDTFADTLAKAADFTDDESGQRRLGDY, encoded by the coding sequence ATGACTCGGATGGACGGCCTCGACGTCGTCGACTGTGAGCGCTGCGCGGCACTGTGCGAGTCGCGCTCGCGGATCGTCAACGGCGTCGGGCCCGCGGACGCGGACCTCCTGTTCGTCGGCGAGGCCCCCGGCGCGAACGAGGACGAGCAGGGCGAACCGTTCGTCGGGCGCAGCGGCGACGTACTCGACGAGACGCTCCGGGACGTGGGCCTGGACCGTGGCGACGTTCGCATCACTAACTGCGTGCGCTGTCGCCCGCCGGACAACCGCGACCCCCACACGGACGAACTCGCGAACTGCCGCGAGTACCTGGAGACCGAGATCGACCGCGTCGACCCCGAGGTCGTCGTCACCCTGGGGAAGGTACCCGCCCAGCACCTGCTGGACCGGGACGTCGCGGTGACCGGCGAAGCCGGCACCGTCCACGACGTCGCCATCGCCGGGTCGCCGCGGCGCGTCCTCGTCTGTGTCCACCCGGCAGCCACGCTGTACGACCCCGGCCAGAAGGACACCTTCGCCGACACGCTCGCGAAAGCCGCCGATTTCACCGACGACGAGAGCGGGCAGCGACGGCTCGGGGACTACTAG
- a CDS encoding peroxiredoxin family protein encodes MLEEGARAPRFELPALVDGSFRQVALEEYLGEDVVVLAFIPGAFNPACDDQSSGLEELDLFTVQKDVTVLGISPDSVYSHRAFADAYDLTMPLLADTDREVARRYGVDVVDDLGQHLLERAVVVVDHDGVVAYTWSTSDPSRRPDLEGVKDAIGETGGDDVAFARYRVGHAHYTEGRRAFTAAMGSFNESEWLLAQGDFQQARDEFAAAEDHFDTAVRFVDDPDLETLYDGARTKADALYQAADWLARAANQYSSGNGMAGRTLREDAERRLESARDYRDPPDPDQWPPDGTDPKQGSTGDVLPDAEDGTPATLNVDIDAEVDGATATADDHGATDSDAAGEDGDDAIDDEELAAIHAEVEASEPGADGDANDDRTRDRPDTGGSTGRDDP; translated from the coding sequence GTGCTTGAAGAGGGGGCCAGGGCGCCGCGGTTCGAACTGCCGGCGCTGGTAGACGGGTCGTTCCGCCAGGTGGCACTCGAGGAGTACCTCGGCGAGGACGTGGTGGTCCTGGCGTTCATCCCGGGCGCTTTCAACCCGGCCTGTGACGACCAGTCCAGCGGCCTCGAGGAGCTGGACCTGTTCACCGTACAGAAGGACGTCACCGTCCTGGGCATCAGCCCCGACTCGGTCTACAGCCACCGGGCCTTCGCCGACGCCTACGACCTGACGATGCCGTTGCTCGCCGACACCGACCGCGAGGTGGCTCGCCGGTACGGCGTCGACGTCGTCGACGACCTGGGGCAACATCTCCTCGAGCGTGCCGTCGTCGTCGTCGACCACGACGGGGTCGTCGCGTACACGTGGTCGACGAGCGACCCGAGTCGCCGCCCGGACCTCGAGGGCGTGAAAGACGCCATCGGCGAGACGGGCGGCGACGACGTCGCCTTCGCCCGCTACCGGGTCGGCCACGCCCACTACACCGAAGGGCGGCGCGCGTTCACCGCCGCGATGGGGTCGTTCAACGAGTCCGAGTGGCTGCTCGCTCAGGGCGACTTCCAGCAGGCCCGCGACGAGTTCGCGGCCGCCGAGGACCACTTCGACACGGCGGTCCGGTTCGTCGACGATCCGGACCTCGAGACCCTCTACGACGGCGCCCGGACCAAGGCAGACGCGCTGTACCAGGCCGCTGACTGGCTCGCACGGGCGGCCAACCAGTACTCCAGTGGCAACGGCATGGCCGGGCGGACGCTCCGCGAAGACGCGGAACGCCGCCTCGAGTCGGCCCGCGACTACCGCGACCCCCCGGACCCCGACCAGTGGCCGCCGGACGGCACGGACCCGAAGCAGGGGTCGACTGGGGACGTGCTCCCGGACGCCGAGGACGGCACGCCGGCGACCCTGAACGTCGACATCGACGCCGAGGTCGACGGGGCGACGGCGACCGCGGACGATCACGGGGCGACGGACAGCGACGCGGCCGGCGAGGACGGCGACGACGCCATCGACGACGAGGAACTGGCGGCGATACACGCGGAAGTGGAAGCCAGCGAACCGGGCGCGGACGGCGACGCGAACGACGACCGGACGCGGGACCGGCCCGACACCGGCGGGTCGACCGGGCGGGACGACCCGTGA
- a CDS encoding MBL fold metallo-hydrolase, whose product MAIGDVYEATVGDCTDIYYVDTGMYDVPEYGSVYVLDTERPAVVDTGIGTNYERVLDTMADVGIAPEELEVVAVTHVHLDHAGGAGFLAEACPNATVYVHEIGARHLVDPDLLWEGTKGAVGDQFEFYTEPEPVPEDRIVELTDGDTVSLGDRELEARHAPGHAPHQVVFHDAAIDAVFTGDAAGIYTPSSGELHVTSPPVNFDLEQALDDLAMIRDLDPETLLYAHFGPAPTGDRLETYADILTEWVAAIEEQRAELGDDEAVVEHFVDPVETPAVWGERKAKAETAMNVRGVLVALDREK is encoded by the coding sequence ATGGCAATCGGCGACGTCTACGAGGCGACGGTCGGCGACTGTACCGACATCTACTACGTCGATACGGGGATGTACGACGTCCCCGAGTACGGGTCCGTCTACGTGCTGGACACCGAGCGGCCCGCGGTGGTCGACACCGGAATCGGGACGAACTACGAGCGGGTCCTCGATACGATGGCCGACGTGGGCATCGCCCCCGAAGAACTGGAGGTCGTCGCCGTCACGCACGTGCACCTGGACCACGCCGGGGGTGCGGGCTTCCTCGCCGAGGCGTGCCCGAACGCGACAGTGTACGTCCACGAGATCGGCGCGCGCCACCTCGTCGATCCCGACCTGCTCTGGGAGGGCACGAAGGGGGCGGTCGGCGACCAGTTCGAGTTCTACACCGAGCCAGAGCCGGTGCCCGAAGACCGCATCGTCGAGCTCACCGACGGCGACACCGTCTCCCTCGGCGACCGGGAACTCGAGGCCCGCCACGCGCCGGGCCACGCCCCACACCAGGTCGTCTTCCACGACGCGGCTATCGACGCCGTGTTCACCGGCGACGCCGCCGGCATCTACACGCCCTCGTCCGGCGAGCTCCACGTCACGAGCCCCCCGGTCAACTTCGACCTGGAACAGGCGCTCGACGACCTGGCGATGATCCGGGATCTCGACCCCGAGACGCTGCTGTACGCCCACTTCGGGCCGGCACCGACCGGCGACCGGCTCGAGACGTACGCGGACATCCTGACCGAGTGGGTCGCGGCTATCGAGGAGCAACGCGCGGAACTGGGCGACGACGAGGCCGTCGTCGAGCACTTCGTCGACCCGGTCGAGACGCCGGCCGTCTGGGGCGAACGGAAGGCGAAGGCCGAGACGGCGATGAACGTCAGGGGCGTGCTGGTGGCGCTGGACCGCGAGAAGTAG
- a CDS encoding DUF99 family protein, with protein MKAGVRALGVAESFRGETSHLAGVVVRASRIVDGFVFDTCTVGGSDATRAVCMMVDRLDREDVQYLLLSGIAPAWFNLLDLRRIHDETDLPVVSVTFEASPGLESAIEEAFDDPETVADRLSTYRAQPERHPLTVNDETVYVRAVGLADDEAADVVRAFTPEGGRPEPLRVARLAARGLVDAD; from the coding sequence GTGAAAGCCGGGGTCAGAGCCCTCGGCGTCGCCGAATCGTTCCGGGGAGAGACCAGCCACCTCGCGGGCGTCGTCGTCCGCGCGAGCCGCATCGTCGACGGGTTCGTCTTCGACACCTGCACCGTCGGCGGGAGCGACGCGACCAGGGCCGTCTGTATGATGGTCGACCGACTGGACCGCGAGGACGTCCAGTACCTCCTGCTGTCGGGCATCGCCCCGGCGTGGTTCAACCTTCTGGACCTCCGTCGCATCCACGACGAGACCGACCTGCCCGTCGTCTCGGTCACCTTCGAAGCCTCGCCGGGGCTCGAGTCGGCCATCGAGGAGGCCTTCGACGACCCCGAGACCGTCGCCGACCGTCTCTCGACCTACCGCGCCCAGCCCGAGCGCCATCCCCTCACGGTCAACGACGAGACGGTGTACGTCCGCGCGGTGGGCCTGGCCGACGACGAGGCCGCCGACGTGGTCCGGGCGTTCACGCCCGAGGGCGGCCGCCCGGAACCGCTCCGGGTCGCGCGACTGGCGGCCCGTGGCCTGGTCGACGCCGACTGA
- a CDS encoding NUDIX hydrolase → MTNPSTTLRDGETARESGQYRYRTGAKALVTSAAKVLLVRERHADGQPFWTLPGGGVHPHEAPEDGLVRELREELHCRAHVGTARAQFCYVHESLASTVSLYTVFDCSLLSDPTPDRGEGIDDVGWFGLRTLPATTLPQVKHICRRVADLPAHRAVADD, encoded by the coding sequence ATGACGAACCCGTCGACCACCCTCCGGGACGGCGAGACAGCGCGCGAGTCCGGACAGTACCGGTACCGGACCGGTGCGAAGGCGCTGGTGACGTCCGCGGCGAAGGTCCTGCTGGTCCGGGAACGCCACGCGGACGGCCAGCCGTTCTGGACGCTCCCTGGCGGCGGCGTCCACCCCCACGAGGCCCCCGAAGACGGGCTGGTCCGGGAGCTCCGCGAGGAGTTACACTGCCGGGCCCACGTCGGGACGGCGCGCGCCCAGTTCTGTTACGTCCACGAGAGCCTGGCGTCGACGGTGTCGCTGTACACCGTCTTCGACTGCTCGCTGCTGTCGGACCCGACGCCCGACCGGGGCGAGGGTATCGACGACGTCGGGTGGTTCGGGCTGCGGACGCTGCCGGCCACGACGCTCCCCCAGGTCAAACACATCTGTCGGCGGGTCGCCGACCTCCCGGCCCACCGGGCCGTCGCCGACGACTGA
- the serS gene encoding serine--tRNA ligase: MLSRQFVREHPETVRDAIERKGVTGVDLEEILAVDEEWRELKASGDGLRQERNEVSKKIGQLKQEGKEEAAQEAIERSQELKAELQDVEERADELEAKLEQALLELPNVPHESVPTGEDERDNVERYREGFEDLRALPDDVIPHYDLGEELDILDFERGAKVTGGGYQFVKGEGALLEHALIQFMLDVHREQGYSDILPPIPINSASMEGTGQLPKFDEDAYRVGARQDDDIDEDDLWLLPTAEVPVTNMYRDEIMLDDDLPIKHQAFSPNFRREAGEHGTETRGYVRVHQFHKVELVNFVRPEDSYDRLESLLEEAAEVLDRLELPYRVLDMCTGDMGFTQAKKYDIEVWAPGDDMEDGPERGGRWLEVSSVSNFEDFQARRAGLRYRPERHESAQYLHTLNGSGLAVPRVLVAILEYYQNEDGTVTVPEALRPYMNGQERIEGQDPVGESAVGAGEKE; this comes from the coding sequence ATGTTATCGAGACAGTTCGTCCGGGAGCACCCCGAGACGGTCCGGGACGCCATCGAGCGCAAGGGCGTGACCGGCGTCGACCTCGAGGAGATCCTGGCGGTCGACGAGGAGTGGCGCGAGCTGAAGGCGAGCGGCGACGGGTTGCGCCAGGAGCGCAACGAGGTCTCGAAGAAGATCGGCCAGCTCAAACAGGAGGGCAAGGAGGAAGCGGCCCAGGAGGCAATCGAGCGCTCACAGGAGCTCAAGGCCGAACTCCAGGACGTCGAGGAGCGGGCCGACGAACTGGAGGCCAAGCTGGAGCAGGCCCTGCTCGAGCTCCCGAACGTCCCCCACGAGTCGGTGCCCACCGGCGAGGACGAGCGCGATAACGTCGAGCGCTACCGCGAGGGCTTCGAGGACCTGCGTGCCCTGCCCGACGACGTGATTCCCCACTACGACCTCGGCGAGGAACTCGACATCCTTGACTTCGAGCGCGGCGCGAAGGTCACCGGCGGCGGCTACCAGTTCGTCAAGGGCGAGGGCGCGCTGCTGGAACACGCGCTGATCCAGTTCATGCTCGACGTCCACCGCGAGCAGGGCTACTCCGACATCCTGCCGCCGATCCCGATCAACTCCGCGTCGATGGAGGGGACCGGCCAGCTCCCCAAGTTCGACGAGGACGCCTACCGCGTCGGCGCGCGCCAGGACGACGACATCGACGAGGACGACCTGTGGTTGCTGCCGACCGCTGAGGTGCCGGTCACCAACATGTACCGCGACGAGATCATGCTGGACGACGACCTGCCGATCAAGCACCAGGCGTTCTCGCCGAACTTCCGGCGTGAGGCCGGCGAACACGGCACCGAGACGAGGGGCTACGTCCGCGTCCACCAGTTCCACAAGGTCGAACTCGTCAACTTCGTGCGCCCCGAGGACAGCTACGACCGACTCGAGTCGCTACTCGAGGAGGCCGCCGAGGTGCTCGACCGCCTCGAACTCCCCTACCGTGTGCTGGACATGTGCACCGGCGACATGGGCTTCACGCAGGCCAAGAAGTACGACATCGAGGTGTGGGCTCCCGGCGACGACATGGAAGACGGCCCCGAGCGCGGCGGCCGCTGGCTGGAAGTCTCCTCGGTCTCGAACTTCGAGGACTTCCAGGCGCGTCGCGCCGGCCTGCGCTACCGCCCGGAGCGCCACGAGTCCGCCCAGTACCTCCACACGCTCAACGGCTCCGGGCTGGCGGTCCCGCGGGTGCTCGTGGCGATTCTGGAGTACTACCAGAACGAGGACGGCACCGTGACCGTCCCCGAGGCGCTCCGGCCGTACATGAACGGGCAGGAGCGTATCGAGGGACAGGACCCGGTCGGCGAGAGCGCCGTCGGTGCGGGCGAGAAAGAGTAG
- the hisH gene encoding imidazole glycerol phosphate synthase subunit HisH, with protein sequence MNARQTAAEVVVVDYGLGNLRSVTRGLERAGAEVTLSEDPAEFARADGIVLPGVGAFSEGMENAGPFRETLVEQAEAGTPLFGICLGMQMLLTTSEEADHAGQGDAEGLDLVPGKNVRFSRDQTVPHMGWNELDVQRDHPLVEGVDSVGSKTPRADGTGGSVDGQYAYFVHSYYAVPDDEQAVVATTDYDVDFASIVANEAGNVFGTQFHPEKSGETGLRILRNFVDYCVDQR encoded by the coding sequence ATGAACGCCAGACAGACCGCCGCGGAGGTGGTCGTCGTCGACTACGGGCTCGGGAACCTCCGGAGCGTCACGCGCGGCCTGGAGCGGGCCGGCGCCGAGGTGACCCTCTCCGAGGACCCCGCGGAGTTCGCGCGGGCCGACGGCATCGTCCTCCCCGGCGTCGGGGCCTTCTCCGAGGGGATGGAGAACGCCGGCCCGTTCCGCGAGACGCTGGTCGAACAGGCCGAGGCGGGCACGCCGCTCTTCGGTATCTGTCTCGGGATGCAGATGCTCCTGACCACGAGCGAGGAGGCCGACCACGCCGGCCAGGGCGACGCCGAGGGCCTAGACCTCGTGCCCGGGAAGAACGTCCGCTTCTCGCGCGACCAGACGGTCCCCCACATGGGCTGGAACGAACTCGACGTCCAGCGCGACCACCCGCTCGTCGAGGGCGTCGACAGCGTGGGGTCGAAGACCCCACGGGCAGACGGAACCGGCGGTTCCGTCGACGGCCAGTACGCCTACTTCGTCCACTCGTACTACGCCGTCCCCGACGACGAGCAGGCGGTCGTCGCCACCACCGACTACGACGTCGACTTCGCCTCGATCGTCGCCAACGAGGCCGGCAACGTCTTCGGGACCCAGTTCCACCCCGAGAAGTCCGGCGAGACGGGCCTACGTATCCTCCGGAACTTCGTCGACTACTGTGTCGACCAGCGGTAG
- the cgi121 gene encoding KEOPS complex subunit Cgi121, translating to MQVVEGEATIEDVGEFVAALTDVGDRHDVTVQAFDARYVVDRAHLVRAVELAERARERDDTIADDFGVEILLYAAGRRQIDRALRMGVGEGECPVVAVVVGDDVTDESAAATDLRDLLSPAETLGDYDAALVRDFFDVTDTELAATEGTLADAVRERVAMLPVEK from the coding sequence ATGCAGGTGGTCGAGGGCGAGGCGACCATCGAGGACGTCGGCGAGTTCGTGGCCGCGCTGACCGACGTCGGCGACCGTCACGACGTGACCGTCCAGGCGTTCGACGCCCGCTACGTGGTCGACCGCGCCCACCTCGTTCGGGCCGTCGAACTCGCCGAGCGTGCCCGCGAGCGCGACGATACCATCGCCGACGACTTCGGCGTCGAGATACTGCTGTACGCGGCGGGTCGCCGGCAGATAGACCGCGCGCTCCGGATGGGCGTCGGCGAGGGGGAGTGTCCGGTGGTCGCCGTCGTGGTGGGTGACGACGTGACCGACGAGTCGGCGGCCGCCACCGACCTGCGTGATCTGCTCTCGCCGGCCGAGACGCTCGGCGACTACGACGCGGCGCTCGTTCGCGACTTCTTCGACGTGACCGACACGGAACTCGCCGCGACCGAGGGGACGCTGGCCGACGCCGTGCGCGAGCGGGTGGCGATGCTGCCCGTCGAGAAATAG
- a CDS encoding ferredoxin: protein MRIEYDWDTCIGMFQCVAEWDAFEKDEDAGKAVLTDSEEREDDVFVREVPEGAELDAKFAARACPVDAIAVYDDDGEQVV, encoded by the coding sequence ATGCGCATCGAGTACGACTGGGACACCTGCATCGGGATGTTCCAGTGCGTCGCGGAGTGGGACGCCTTCGAGAAAGACGAGGACGCCGGCAAGGCGGTGCTGACCGACAGCGAGGAGCGCGAGGACGACGTCTTCGTCCGCGAGGTGCCCGAGGGAGCCGAACTGGACGCGAAGTTCGCCGCGCGGGCCTGTCCGGTCGACGCCATCGCCGTCTACGACGACGACGGCGAGCAGGTCGTCTGA
- a CDS encoding DUF367 family protein encodes MELHVRYEGDDDPKKCSARKLARFDLAELHRATRSTPPGVVLNPFADRALSPADRADPGDGARHDRLVALDCSSETAEREAFDLQGIHRSLPFLVAANPVNYGTPFQLNTVEAFAGALCILGERQQAEDILSKFSWGHTFLELNEEPLRRYADCADSTDVVAVQDDYLEAE; translated from the coding sequence GTGGAACTTCACGTCCGCTACGAGGGCGACGACGACCCGAAGAAGTGCAGCGCCCGCAAGCTCGCCCGGTTCGACCTGGCGGAGCTGCACCGCGCGACGCGGTCGACGCCCCCGGGCGTCGTCCTCAACCCATTCGCGGACCGGGCGCTGTCGCCGGCCGACCGCGCTGACCCCGGCGACGGCGCCCGACACGACCGGCTGGTCGCGCTGGACTGCTCCTCGGAGACCGCCGAGCGCGAGGCGTTCGACCTCCAGGGAATCCACCGCTCGCTGCCCTTTCTGGTCGCGGCCAACCCGGTCAACTACGGGACGCCCTTCCAGCTGAATACCGTCGAGGCCTTCGCCGGCGCGCTCTGTATCCTCGGGGAGCGCCAGCAGGCCGAGGACATCCTCTCGAAGTTCTCCTGGGGCCACACCTTCCTCGAGCTGAACGAGGAACCGCTGCGGCGCTACGCGGACTGCGCGGACTCGACTGACGTCGTCGCGGTCCAGGACGACTACCTCGAAGCGGAGTGA
- a CDS encoding ATP-dependent DNA helicase — MDVADLPGVPDWLPEHLRADGIEELYPPQAEAVEAGVTEGENIVAAIPTASGKTLVAELAMLSSVARGGTALYIVPLRALASEKQAEFEQFEQYGLDVGVSTGNYESDGGWLGDKDVVVATSEKVDSLVRNDAPWIDELTCVVSDEVHLVDDGNRGPTLEVTLAKLRRLNPDLQTVALSATIGNAGELAAWLDAELVDSDWRPIDLQKGVHYGQALHLEDGSQRRLAVQNNEKPTAAIVRDTLQDEYDEDGDLVETGGSTLVFVNSRRNAEAAAGRLGSTVSPHLAADEQAQLADVADEIRDVSDTETSDDLADAVAQGAAFHHAGLARGHRELVEQAFRDRLVKVVCATPTLAAGVNTPSRRVVVRDWRRYDGTAGGMQPLSVLEVHQMMGRAGRPGLDPYGEAVLIANSHDELDELFERYVWADPEPVRSKLAAEPALRTHILATVASGFARSRTGLLEFLEETLYASQTDESGRLERVTDDVLTYLERNGFLEIDGGSEALRAPDWSSGDEPRDIELDATSLGHTVSSLYLDPMSAAEIIDGLRDWKRSAGTTSSEPADPEGGFTTASELAEEHAEAADADPGEISALGLYHLVSRTPDMYELYLRSGDREEYEMELYEREDELLGPTPSEFEDDRFEDWLAALKTARLLEDWATEVDEETITERYGVGPGDIRGKVETAQWLLGAAESLAGEVDLDAARAISEARIRVEHGVREELVDLAGVRGVGRKRARRLFEAGIDDRATLRDAEKPVVLAALRGRRQTAENVLENAGHRDPSMEGVEPDPDVTVVDTGRADDPDDPDETAEDQSSLGDF; from the coding sequence ATGGACGTCGCGGACCTGCCGGGTGTGCCCGACTGGTTGCCCGAGCACCTGCGTGCGGACGGTATCGAGGAGCTGTATCCACCGCAGGCCGAGGCCGTCGAGGCGGGCGTCACGGAGGGCGAGAACATCGTCGCCGCCATCCCGACGGCGAGCGGCAAGACGCTGGTCGCCGAGCTGGCGATGCTCTCGTCGGTCGCCCGCGGCGGGACGGCGCTCTATATCGTCCCGCTCCGGGCGCTGGCCAGCGAGAAGCAGGCCGAGTTCGAACAGTTCGAGCAGTACGGACTGGACGTGGGCGTCTCCACGGGCAACTACGAGTCCGACGGCGGGTGGCTCGGCGACAAGGACGTCGTCGTCGCCACCAGCGAGAAGGTCGACTCGCTCGTGCGGAACGACGCGCCCTGGATAGACGAACTCACCTGCGTCGTCAGCGACGAGGTCCACCTCGTCGACGACGGCAACCGGGGGCCGACGCTCGAGGTCACCCTCGCCAAGCTCCGCCGGCTGAACCCCGACTTACAGACGGTGGCGCTGTCGGCGACCATCGGCAACGCCGGCGAACTCGCCGCGTGGCTGGACGCCGAACTCGTCGATTCGGACTGGCGCCCCATCGACCTCCAGAAAGGGGTCCACTACGGGCAGGCGCTCCACCTGGAGGACGGCAGCCAGCGCCGCCTCGCGGTACAGAACAACGAGAAGCCGACCGCGGCCATCGTCCGCGACACGCTACAGGACGAGTACGACGAGGACGGCGACCTGGTCGAGACGGGCGGGTCGACGCTCGTCTTCGTCAACTCCCGCCGGAACGCCGAGGCCGCCGCGGGCCGGCTCGGGAGCACCGTCAGCCCGCACCTCGCGGCCGACGAGCAGGCCCAGCTCGCCGACGTGGCCGACGAGATACGCGACGTCAGCGACACCGAGACCAGTGACGACCTGGCCGACGCCGTCGCCCAGGGCGCGGCCTTCCACCACGCCGGGCTCGCCCGCGGCCACCGCGAACTGGTCGAGCAGGCCTTCCGCGACCGCCTCGTGAAGGTCGTCTGTGCGACCCCGACGCTGGCGGCGGGCGTCAACACGCCCTCGCGCCGGGTCGTCGTCCGGGACTGGCGGCGCTACGACGGGACGGCGGGCGGGATGCAACCCCTGTCGGTGCTGGAGGTCCACCAGATGATGGGCCGGGCCGGCCGGCCGGGCCTGGACCCCTACGGCGAGGCCGTGCTCATCGCCAACAGCCACGACGAACTCGACGAGCTGTTCGAGCGCTACGTCTGGGCCGACCCCGAACCCGTCCGCTCGAAACTGGCTGCCGAACCCGCCCTGCGGACCCACATCCTCGCGACCGTGGCGTCTGGCTTTGCCCGCTCACGAACTGGCCTGCTCGAGTTCCTCGAGGAGACGCTCTACGCCAGCCAGACCGACGAGAGCGGGCGGCTCGAGCGGGTGACCGACGACGTGCTGACCTACCTCGAGCGCAACGGCTTTTTAGAAATCGATGGCGGTAGCGAGGCGCTCCGCGCCCCGGACTGGTCGAGCGGCGACGAGCCGCGAGACATCGAACTCGACGCGACGTCGCTCGGTCACACCGTCTCCTCGCTGTACCTGGACCCGATGAGCGCCGCCGAGATCATCGACGGGTTGCGCGACTGGAAGCGCTCGGCGGGGACGACGAGCAGCGAGCCAGCGGATCCCGAGGGCGGGTTCACGACCGCCAGCGAACTCGCAGAGGAGCACGCCGAGGCGGCCGATGCCGACCCCGGCGAGATCTCGGCGCTCGGGCTCTACCACCTGGTCTCGCGAACGCCGGACATGTACGAACTGTACCTCCGGTCGGGCGACCGCGAGGAGTACGAGATGGAACTGTACGAGCGCGAGGACGAGTTACTGGGTCCGACGCCCTCCGAATTCGAGGACGACCGGTTCGAGGACTGGCTCGCGGCGCTGAAGACCGCGCGCTTGCTCGAAGACTGGGCGACAGAGGTCGACGAGGAGACCATCACCGAGCGCTACGGCGTCGGCCCGGGCGACATCCGCGGGAAGGTCGAGACCGCCCAGTGGCTCCTGGGGGCGGCCGAGTCGCTGGCCGGCGAGGTCGACCTGGACGCCGCCCGCGCCATCAGCGAGGCCCGCATCCGCGTCGAACACGGCGTCCGCGAGGAACTGGTCGACCTGGCTGGCGTCCGGGGCGTCGGTCGCAAGCGCGCCCGGCGGCTCTTCGAGGCCGGCATCGACGACCGCGCGACGCTCCGGGACGCCGAGAAACCGGTCGTCCTGGCGGCACTCCGGGGACGCCGACAGACCGCCGAGAACGTCCTCGAGAACGCCGGCCACCGCGACCCGTCGATGGAGGGCGTCGAACCCGACCCAGACGTGACCGTCGTCGATACGGGCCGGGCGGACGACCCCGACGACCCCGACGAGACCGCCGAGGACCAGTCGAGCCTGGGTGATTTCTGA